Proteins found in one Planococcus citri chromosome 2, ihPlaCitr1.1, whole genome shotgun sequence genomic segment:
- the LOC135835738 gene encoding uncharacterized protein LOC135835738, which produces MNSINEVLNELKDDIVTKPEAFHPPKPQQVVQNEKIENKAYLQQKEYFLEITKDKLLATLSSQDHHPFSWNNFPLKELDSTVDIAISFQRNSHAVSNLCYGLLGGISLMQLVLTYTLVKGSKNELMSFIELYSKFGHVPSASFSILTTICLVFAFDKIDLITVKQLILQEQRKFYSNWILVFLYSVTFILSVLCFKFDEIIATFPEGTETLTTSQDLWMWRTLNLWRCIFGIIGWFFVCITRPHDLLEHRLCALKKSTTENQNTVN; this is translated from the exons atgaactcgATTAACGAAGTTTTAAACGAACTAAAAGATGATATTGTCACAAAACCCGAAGCATTTCATC CACCTAAACCACAGCAAgtagttcaaaatgaaaaaattgaaaacaaagcTTACCTTCAACaaaaggaatattttttagAGATCACGAAAGATAAATTACTCGCAACATTATCTAGTCAGGATCACCATCCTTTTTCTTGGAATAATTTTCCATT AAAAGAATTGGACAGTACAGTAGACATAGCAATATCATTCCAAAGGAATAGTCACGCCGTTAGTAATTTATGCTACGGATTATTAGGGGGTATTTCGCTTATGCAGCTTGTACTT ACCTACACTCTAGTCAAAGGATCAAAAAATGAGCTGATGTCGTTTATAGAACTATACTCTAAATTTGGACATGTACCGTCAGCTTCTTTCTCAATACTAACAACAATTTGTTTAGTGTTTGCTTTCGACAA GATTGATCTAATCACTGTAAAACAGTTAATTTTACAAGAGCAACGTAAATTCTACAGTAACTGGATTCTTGTGTTCTTATACTCGGTTACATTCATTCTGTCCGTTTTATGCTTCAAGTTTGACGAGATAATCGCTACATTTCCAGAAGGAACGGAAACACTGACG ACTTCTCAAGATTTATGGATGTGGAGAACATTGAACTTATGGCGTTGTATTTTCGGTATCATAGGATGGTTCTTTGTTTGCATTACCAGACCTCATGATCTTTTGGAGCATCGTTTATGCGCactcaaaaaaagcacaactgaaaatcaaaataccgtcaattaa